The following are encoded together in the bacterium genome:
- a CDS encoding dihydrolipoamide acetyltransferase family protein yields MRLVKMPRLGQDMSEGVLVEWLKSLGDRVEEGELLAVIETDKAEVAFESPVGGYLVAILLETQATAATGAPIAWIADDPSSQPPSLDSAPPESPAPDGARETRSMGARPSRPAAGRSRRKPVSPLARRRAAELGLDPAGVEGTGPGGRVTEADVMKAHEAAQAQAGEPGPLSAMRRSIAARMTRSAAIPQFRLVREVVIEMPDQAAGRPKATYTDLLLWATAQALTEVPSVNAGWVEADPPSVRVHPVVNLGLAVAVDDGLLVPVIADAAALSLERTAVERRRVEQAARQGRLRPGDLEGGTFTVSNLGAAGIDEFAALINPPEAGILAVGAVKPRPVVVEGMLVAAPTVRLTLTGDHRVFDGMEGAKFLAALVAHLGPPDRTGN; encoded by the coding sequence ATGCGGCTGGTGAAGATGCCCCGGCTGGGCCAGGACATGAGCGAGGGCGTCCTCGTGGAGTGGCTCAAGTCTCTGGGCGACCGGGTCGAGGAGGGCGAACTCCTGGCGGTCATCGAGACGGACAAGGCCGAGGTGGCTTTCGAGTCCCCCGTCGGCGGGTATCTGGTTGCCATCCTCCTGGAAACGCAGGCTACCGCTGCTACCGGAGCGCCCATCGCGTGGATAGCGGACGATCCCTCCTCGCAACCGCCCTCGCTCGACTCGGCACCGCCCGAGAGTCCCGCGCCGGATGGGGCTCGCGAGACGCGCTCAATGGGCGCGCGGCCCTCGCGCCCGGCGGCCGGGAGGTCGCGGCGGAAGCCGGTTTCACCGTTGGCCCGCCGCCGGGCGGCGGAACTCGGCCTCGACCCCGCCGGTGTGGAAGGGACAGGACCCGGTGGGAGGGTCACCGAAGCCGATGTGATGAAGGCGCACGAGGCAGCGCAGGCTCAGGCCGGGGAGCCCGGTCCGCTGTCTGCAATGCGCCGGTCGATTGCCGCGCGTATGACCAGATCAGCGGCGATTCCGCAGTTCAGGCTCGTGCGCGAGGTTGTCATCGAGATGCCGGATCAGGCCGCCGGAAGGCCGAAGGCGACCTATACGGACCTATTGCTGTGGGCGACCGCCCAGGCCCTGACCGAGGTTCCATCCGTAAACGCCGGCTGGGTCGAGGCCGATCCACCCTCGGTCCGGGTTCACCCTGTCGTCAATCTCGGGTTAGCCGTCGCGGTCGATGACGGACTGCTGGTGCCTGTCATCGCGGACGCCGCCGCGTTGTCGCTGGAGCGGACAGCAGTCGAACGCCGCCGCGTCGAGCAGGCGGCCCGTCAGGGACGGCTGCGCCCCGGGGACCTCGAGGGGGGCACCTTCACGGTGTCGAATCTGGGCGCCGCCGGGATTGACGAGTTCGCGGCTCTCATCAACCCCCCGGAGGCCGGCATCCTGGCCGTGGGCGCCGTGAAGCCCAGACCGGTAGTGGTTGAGGGGATGCTGGTGGCGGCGCCGACGGTGCGGCTCACGCTGACCGGGGATCACCGGGTCTTCGACGGGATGGAGGGCGCCAAGTTCCTTGCCGCCCTCGTCGCGCACCTCGGGCCTCCGGACCGAACCGGAAACTGA
- a CDS encoding SDR family NAD(P)-dependent oxidoreductase: MTGRFSGKNAIVTGAASGIGRATANRLAGDGANLLCVDRDEAGLADLLASLGGSHVALTADLSLAQACTEVVQTALRHWDRRIDILVNAAAILIRQPILEHSRETWDLTIDINLKAPFRLARDVVASMIEGGIRGAIANVGSIEAVLPIAGHAAYTASKGAVTMLTRSAAFETAPYGIRVNAVAPGATATGMNADLRRDDPDRWREMLSGTPMGRHALPEEIASVIAFLVSDEASYVTGAVVTADGGWTLH, translated from the coding sequence ATGACCGGGCGCTTCTCGGGTAAGAACGCCATCGTCACCGGCGCCGCATCCGGCATCGGAAGGGCCACCGCCAACCGGTTGGCCGGTGACGGCGCCAACCTGCTGTGTGTTGACCGGGACGAAGCGGGCCTGGCCGACCTGCTTGCGAGCCTTGGCGGATCGCACGTTGCCCTCACCGCCGACCTGAGCCTGGCGCAGGCCTGTACCGAGGTGGTGCAAACCGCACTGCGGCACTGGGACCGGCGCATCGACATCCTGGTCAACGCGGCCGCGATACTCATTCGCCAGCCGATCCTGGAGCACTCGCGGGAGACCTGGGATCTCACCATCGACATCAACCTCAAGGCACCCTTCCGGCTGGCGCGGGACGTGGTGGCCTCCATGATCGAAGGAGGCATCCGGGGGGCGATCGCGAACGTGGGGTCCATCGAGGCGGTGTTGCCCATTGCCGGACACGCCGCTTACACCGCCTCCAAGGGCGCCGTCACCATGCTGACCCGCTCCGCCGCATTCGAGACCGCTCCATACGGGATCCGGGTGAATGCGGTGGCGCCGGGGGCCACCGCTACCGGGATGAATGCCGATCTGCGGCGGGACGACCCCGACCGATGGCGGGAGATGCTCTCGGGTACGCCGATGGGCCGCCACGCTCTACCGGAGGAAATCGCATCGGTCATCGCGTTCCTGGTCTCCGATGAGGCCAGCTACGTGACCGGCGCCGTGGTCACCGCCGACGGCGGCTGGACGCTGCACTAA
- a CDS encoding SDR family NAD(P)-dependent oxidoreductase, translated as MGAGPSSDAPVAIVTGAGGGIGRGIAVTLAERGYRLVVTSRTGADLERTRELVEEAGSSGTVVVADLKDPGTPSLLLRSALDSFGRIDGLVNNAALNIFVPFWDQPDRNLDDMIETNLTAVFFLCQEVASYWVRNALTGAIVNISSAEDTIAYPDQVPYASSKGGLLSVTKVLALELGPFGIRVNAVSPGSVDTEMTPDIYRREAPKLIPIGRLGEPQEIGTCVSFLLSDDASYVTGTSVYADGGYMLL; from the coding sequence ATGGGCGCCGGGCCTTCCTCCGACGCACCGGTCGCCATCGTCACCGGAGCAGGCGGGGGGATCGGAAGGGGGATCGCCGTCACCCTCGCCGAGCGCGGATACCGGTTGGTCGTCACGTCCCGCACCGGCGCAGACCTGGAGCGAACCAGGGAACTGGTCGAAGAGGCCGGGAGTTCGGGGACGGTGGTGGTGGCCGACCTGAAGGACCCCGGTACACCGTCCCTGCTTCTACGCTCGGCCCTCGACAGCTTCGGCCGGATCGACGGGTTGGTCAACAACGCGGCGCTCAACATCTTCGTTCCCTTCTGGGACCAGCCCGACCGCAACCTCGATGACATGATCGAGACCAACCTCACGGCTGTCTTCTTCCTGTGCCAAGAGGTGGCGAGCTACTGGGTCCGGAACGCCTTGACCGGGGCGATCGTCAACATCAGTTCGGCCGAGGACACCATCGCCTATCCCGACCAGGTTCCCTATGCCTCCTCGAAAGGAGGCCTTCTGTCGGTAACCAAGGTCCTGGCATTGGAACTGGGTCCCTTCGGTATCCGGGTAAACGCGGTCAGCCCCGGTTCGGTGGACACCGAGATGACGCCGGACATCTACCGGCGGGAAGCTCCGAAGCTGATTCCCATCGGCCGCCTGGGGGAGCCACAGGAAATCGGAACGTGTGTCTCCTTCCTCCTCAGCGATGACGCCTCCTACGTGACGGGCACGTCCGTCTATGCGGACGGGGGGTACATGCTGCTATGA